TCATCCGTAAAGGCACCAAGATGGCCTCGATCCAGCATGGCGGCGAGCACGAGCGGCGCCGGCGGGCCGGCACGGAGAACGTGGCGGGCATCGTGGGCCTGGGCAAGGCCGTGGAGATCCGCAACCGCGACATGGCGCTCGAGGGCGCCCGTCTGACCGCGCTGCGCGACCGGCTCTGGGATGGCCTGCGGGCCGGCGTGGCGGAGGTGCGTCTCAACGGGCACCCGACGGAGCGGCTTCCTGGCACGTGCAACATGTGCTTCCGCAATATCGAGTCCGAATCCGTAGTCTTGGGTCTCGACCTCAAGGGCATCGGAGTCTCGGCCGGCTCCGCGTGCACTTCGGGCAACGTCGAGCCGTCCTACGTTCTCGTGGCCATGGGGCTGCCGCTCGATTGGGCCATGGGCTCCGTGCGCTGCTCGCTCGGGCGCGGCACGACGGCGGAGGACATCGAGTACGTCATCGAGAGCGTGGTGCCGCTGGTGGGCAAGCTCAAAGCCCAGTCGCCGGTAGCGAGCTCGGCCCCCGTAGCGGGCTTGGCCCCAGTAGTGGGCTCGTCGAAGGTCTAGTGCGCTACAGCGACACGCTCATCGATCACTTCCGCAACCCGCGGAACGCGGGCATGATGCGTGAGCCAGATGGGGTGGGCGAAGGCGAGTTCGCCCAGTGCATGGACCTGGCGCGCTTCTACCTCCGCGTGCGCGACGGACGCGTCGAGGAGGCTCGCTTCCAGGCCTACGGCTGCGGGCCGACCCTGGCGGCGTGCAGCGCGGGCACGGAGGTGGCGGTGGGGACAGTGCTCGAGGCGCTGGCGGAGATCGAGGAAGGGCGCATCGAGGCGGCCGTGGACGGTCTGCCTCCCGAGCGCCGGCACGCGGCGGAAGTCGTGGCCCTGGCTCTCCGCGCGGCGGCACGAGACGCTATGGCGAGGCGCGGGGTACACTAGGAGGCGACATGTTCGACCGGATCAGACAGGACATCAGGACCGTCAGGGAGCGGGACCCGGCGTCGCGGTCCTCCCTCGAGGTCGTCCTCTGCTACCCGGGAGTGCACGCGATCTGGGGCCACCGCGTCGCCCACGCGCTCTGGGGAGCGGGGTGGCTGACGCTGGCCCGCTGGGTGTCGCACGCGTGCCGCTTCATGACGGGCATCGAGATCCACCCCGCCGCCCGCCTCGGGCCCGGCCTCTTCATCGACCACGGCATGGGCATCGTCATCGGCGAGACGGCCGAGGTCGGCGAGAACGTCACGCTGCTCCAGGGCGTCACGCTGGGCGGCACGAGCCTCAAGCGCGAGAAGCGCCACCCGACGCTCGGCGACAACGTGACCGTCGGAGCCGGCGCCGGGATATTCGGCGGCTTCACCATCGGCAGCGGGAGCCGCATCGGCGCCGGGTCGGTCGTGGTGCGCGAGGTGCCGCCGAACTCCGTGGTCGTGGGTGTGCCGGGCCGGGTGACATTCAAGGATGGGGCGCGGGTGGGCGGCGTCGATCTCAACTGGACCGACCTGCCCGACCCCGTGGCGCGCGCGCTCGAGCAGCTGGTGGACAGGATCCGCGACCTCGAGGGCGAGGTCGAGTCGCTCAAGAAGTCACTCAAGGAGGCGCCAGGGACGTGATCCCCAAGGACACCATGACGGTGACGGAGGCGTCGACGTATCTCTCCATGGATGCCGACACGCTCAAGCGCATGGCTGCCGAACGGCGCATCCCGGCGCTCGAGCACGACGGCCAGTGGGTGTTTTCGAAGAAGTCGATCGACAAATGGCGGATCCGCGCGCAGTCCTGATGGACCGCGACCGCGCCTGGATCCTGCTGACGGAGTTCACCCAGTCCGACAGCCTCCGCAAGCACGCGCTGGCCGTCGAGGCCGCCATGCGCGCGTACGCGGCGCGCTACGGCCAGGACCCTGAGACGTGGGGCCCGGCCGGCATGCTCCACGACTTCGACTACGAGATGCATCCAATCGCGCCACAGCATCCCATGAAGGGCGCCGAGATCCTGCTGGCGCGAGGCGTGCCGGCCGGCATCGTCCACGCGGTCCTCGCCCACGCCGACTACTCGGGCTACCCGCGGGTCTCCCTTCTCGACCACGGGTTGTACGCCTGCGACGAGCTCTCGGGCTTCATCACCGCCTGCGCTCTGGTACGTCCCTGGCGCGCCATCGCGGGGCTCGAGCCGGGCTCGGTCAAGAAGAAGCTCAAGGACAAGGGCTTCGCGCGCACCGTCAACCGCCAGGACGTCTACCGCGGCGCCGAGGAGCTCGGCGTGGACCTCGATGACCATGTCGGTTTCGTCATCGGCGCGCTCACCGCCGTCGCTCCCAGCATCGGCCTCGCAGGCTCCGCCCCGTAGCCCTGCCGTGGGCCAGGGCGCCGCGGCCCGCACGATCATCCATGTCGACATGGACGCGTTCTACGCGTCCGTCGAGCAGCGCGACCGGCCCGAGACCCGCGGCCGCCCCGTCATCGTCGGCGCCGACCCCCGGGGCCGCGGTGTGGTGTCCGCTGCCTCCTACGAGGCCCGCCGCTTCGGCGTCCACTCCGCCATGCCCATCGGTCGCGCCTTCCGCCTCTGTCCCGAGGGCGTCTTTCTCCCGGTGGACATGGACACCTACGCGGGCGTCTCGCGCGAGATCATGGCCGTCCTCGCCGGTTTCACGCCGCTCGTCGAGCCGCTGTCGATCGACGAGGCCTTCCTCGACGTGACCGCGAGCCGCGCGCTCCACGGCGACGGCGCGGCCATCGCGGGCGCGATCAAGGCGCAGATCAGGGCGAGCGTGAGCCTCCCGGCCTCCGTGGGCGTGGCCTCGAACAAGTTCGTCGCCAAGGTCGCCTCGGATCTGCGCAAGCCCGACGGGCTCGTCATCGTCGACCCCGGCGGCGAGGCCGCGTTCTTGGCAAAGCTGCCGATCTCCCGGCTCTGGGGCGTGGGCAGGGTCACCGGCGGGGAGCTCGAGAGCATGGGCATCCGGACGATCGGCCAGCTTGCGCTGACGCCTGCCGCCAACCTTCTGGCTCGCTTTGGCAAGCACGGATCCGATCTCCTGGCGCTGGCCCGGGGCCTCGACGACCGCGCCGTCGAGCCCGGCGCCGCGCCGAAGTCGATGGGCGCCGAGGAGACCTTCGAGCGCGACACGCGCGACGTGGAGCTCCTGCGGGCGACCCTGCGCGGGCAGAGCGAGCGGGTCGCGCGCGAGCTCCGGGCCGACGGTTATGCCGGCCGGACGGTGACGCTCAAGCTCCGCTTCGCGGATTTCTCCACCATCACCCGAGCGCACACCGACGATCCGACACAAGACGGTCTCGCCATCTTCTCCCGGGTCCAGTCGCTTTTCGATC
This region of Candidatus Methylomirabilota bacterium genomic DNA includes:
- a CDS encoding iron-sulfur cluster assembly scaffold protein, which encodes MRYSDTLIDHFRNPRNAGMMREPDGVGEGEFAQCMDLARFYLRVRDGRVEEARFQAYGCGPTLAACSAGTEVAVGTVLEALAEIEEGRIEAAVDGLPPERRHAAEVVALALRAAARDAMARRGVH
- the cysE gene encoding serine O-acetyltransferase; the protein is MFDRIRQDIRTVRERDPASRSSLEVVLCYPGVHAIWGHRVAHALWGAGWLTLARWVSHACRFMTGIEIHPAARLGPGLFIDHGMGIVIGETAEVGENVTLLQGVTLGGTSLKREKRHPTLGDNVTVGAGAGIFGGFTIGSGSRIGAGSVVVREVPPNSVVVGVPGRVTFKDGARVGGVDLNWTDLPDPVARALEQLVDRIRDLEGEVESLKKSLKEAPGT
- a CDS encoding helix-turn-helix domain-containing protein, which codes for MIPKDTMTVTEASTYLSMDADTLKRMAAERRIPALEHDGQWVFSKKSIDKWRIRAQS
- a CDS encoding HDIG domain-containing protein → MADPRAVLMDRDRAWILLTEFTQSDSLRKHALAVEAAMRAYAARYGQDPETWGPAGMLHDFDYEMHPIAPQHPMKGAEILLARGVPAGIVHAVLAHADYSGYPRVSLLDHGLYACDELSGFITACALVRPWRAIAGLEPGSVKKKLKDKGFARTVNRQDVYRGAEELGVDLDDHVGFVIGALTAVAPSIGLAGSAP
- the dinB gene encoding DNA polymerase IV, with amino-acid sequence MGQGAAARTIIHVDMDAFYASVEQRDRPETRGRPVIVGADPRGRGVVSAASYEARRFGVHSAMPIGRAFRLCPEGVFLPVDMDTYAGVSREIMAVLAGFTPLVEPLSIDEAFLDVTASRALHGDGAAIAGAIKAQIRASVSLPASVGVASNKFVAKVASDLRKPDGLVIVDPGGEAAFLAKLPISRLWGVGRVTGGELESMGIRTIGQLALTPAANLLARFGKHGSDLLALARGLDDRAVEPGAAPKSMGAEETFERDTRDVELLRATLRGQSERVARELRADGYAGRTVTLKLRFADFSTITRAHTDDPTQDGLAIFSRVQSLFDRVRLGQAVRLIGLSVSGLGPAGEGQLSLLAPDTVRRERLARAVDRLTARFGEEAVRPASVVPKMLPAGRKGGTPRATSPKTTFE